From the genome of Arthrobacter russicus:
GTGGCGTGGAACCCGAGCAATTGCTCCGGTAGCTGTTTGAAGGTGGCTACCGGTAGTTAGGGGCTCAAGTTGCACGGACCCGACGTCGGCCTGATTCTGGACTCTTTCGAGAAATCTTTTGTATGGCTGGACGCTGCTTTGCGCTCAAACATACACATCAATGGAGGCAGATCATGGCAGCACATTGCCAAGTGACTGGAGCTGAGCCGGGCTTCGGGCATAGCATTTCGCACTCGCACCGCCGCAACAAGCGTCGGTTCGACCCGAACATTCAGAAGAAGCGCTACTGGGTTCCGTCCCTGCGCCGCAACGTCACGCTGCAGGTTTCTGCACGTGGCATCAAGACCATCGACGTCCGTGGCATCGACGCAGTCGTCGCCGAGATCCTTGCACGTGGGGTGAAGCTCTAATGGCCAAAGACAAGGACGTACGTCCGATCATCAAGCTGAAGAGCACGGCCGGCACCGGCTACACCTACGTGACTCGGAAGAACCGTCGTAACGATCCGGACCGTTTGGTTCTGAAGAAGTACGACCCCAGGATCCGTCAGCACGTCGAATTCCGAGAGGAGCGCTAAGCCATGGCTAAGAAGTCAATGATCGCTAAGAACGAGCAGCGCAAAGTCATCGTCGAGCGTTACGCCGAGAAGCGCCTTGCCTTGAAGAAGGCCTTGGTCAACCCGGAGTCGACCGACGAGCAGCGCGAAGAGGCCCGCTTGGGCCTGCAGAAACTGCCCCGCAACGCTTCACCGGTGCGCTTGCGCAACCGTGACGCCATCGACGGCCGCCCGCGCGGTACGTTCCAGAAGTTCGGCATCTCCCGTGTCCGCTTCCGCGACATGGCGCACCGTGGCGAACTGCCCGGCATCAAGAAGTCGAGCTGGTAAAACCTGCTTTCCGGAAGGGGTCGATCGCGCAAGCGGTCGGCCCCTTTCACTTTGCACCTGCCAAATTGCTAGGAATGGGCCTCCGTTCCGCAACACGTCGTCTCTTGTTCAGCGGGTGATCACTTCCGGCGGTTAGGTTTTGCTTGAGACAAATCCCGCAACGAAGCGAAATGGACGGCCATTGTGAAACGCCTTGCCTCAGCGATCTTGATCTTTTGCGCCCTGATGCTCTTCATCCCGATCGGCGCCGCGAATGCCGCGTTGCCGGCTTTGCCGTCGAAGTCGGCTTCGCAGACTTCGCTCAACGGATTGACGGTTGCCGCGAAGGGCCCGATGACCGGGTATTCGCGGGACCAGTTCCCCACCTGGGCCACGGTTTCCGGCACCTGCAACGCCCGTGAGACCGTGTTGAAGCGCGACGGCAGCAACGTCGTGGTCGGCTCGGACTGCAATCCCACCTCGGGCAGCTGGACCAGCGCGTACGACGGCGTGACCATCACCGATTCGTCGAAAGTGGACATCGACCATATGGTGCCGTTGGCGGAAGCCTGGAGGTCCGGTGCCGCGGATTGGACCAAGGACGACCGGACCAAGTTCGCCAATGACCTGACCCGGCCGCAGCTGCTGGCAGTGTCCGCATCGTCGAACCGGTCCAAGGGCGACCAGAC
Proteins encoded in this window:
- the rpmG gene encoding 50S ribosomal protein L33 translates to MAKDKDVRPIIKLKSTAGTGYTYVTRKNRRNDPDRLVLKKYDPRIRQHVEFREER
- a CDS encoding HNH endonuclease family protein; translation: MKRLASAILIFCALMLFIPIGAANAALPALPSKSASQTSLNGLTVAAKGPMTGYSRDQFPTWATVSGTCNARETVLKRDGSNVVVGSDCNPTSGSWTSAYDGVTITDSSKVDIDHMVPLAEAWRSGAADWTKDDRTKFANDLTRPQLLAVSASSNRSKGDQTPATWMPTQTSFRCDYTKAWIAVKSYWKLSVDTAEKKALQKELNACA
- the rpmB gene encoding 50S ribosomal protein L28, whose product is MAAHCQVTGAEPGFGHSISHSHRRNKRRFDPNIQKKRYWVPSLRRNVTLQVSARGIKTIDVRGIDAVVAEILARGVKL
- the rpsN gene encoding 30S ribosomal protein S14 translates to MAKKSMIAKNEQRKVIVERYAEKRLALKKALVNPESTDEQREEARLGLQKLPRNASPVRLRNRDAIDGRPRGTFQKFGISRVRFRDMAHRGELPGIKKSSW